A portion of the Punica granatum isolate Tunisia-2019 chromosome 7, ASM765513v2, whole genome shotgun sequence genome contains these proteins:
- the LOC116212916 gene encoding surfeit locus protein 2-like isoform X1, translated as MAAAATDVAAEEGEKEGAGLVAPPTFAELPNGRVKCVETGYEMVTGDVQCYSRSKRCRLGLIDFALAHNKPPLNMFKQDPLCRSMLICKLTGDRVNKSEKHIWKHINGRRFLHKLEQKEEVDVTSKRKMGVVNMKKKKEEQKTKKTADEIKSELRDPSERNSNFAGDSGDFELISGAESEQDSDVSEGNRIINCEDSSKESEDISTRIKRMSIEIGPSSFASRKKKPKKDMPC; from the exons ATGGCGGCGGCGGCAACGGATGTGGCGGCAGAAGAGGGAGAGAAGGAAGGGGCTGGCCTCGTTGCCCCGCCGACCTTTGCGGAGCTCCCAAACGGTCGGGTCAAATGCGTCGAAACCGGCTACGAGATGGTCACCGGAGATGTGCAGTGCTACTCCCGCAGCAAACGCTGCCGTTTGGGCCTCATCGACTTCGCTCTTGCCCACAACAAGCCACCTCTCAACATGTTCAAGCAAGACCCCCTTTGCCG TTCGATGTTGATCTGCAAGTTAACGGGGGATAGAGTGAATAAGTCGGAGAAACATATATGGAAGCACATCAATGGCAGAAGGTTCCTCCACAAATTAG AACAGAAAGAAGAAGTGGATGTTACATCGAAGCGGAAAATGGGGGTTGTGaatatgaagaagaagaaggaggagcAGAAAACGAAGAAAACAGCCGATGAGATTAAATCTGAATTGAGGGATCCTTCTGAGAGAAACAGCAATTTTGCTGGAGATTCTGGAGATTTTGAGCTGATCTCTGGTGCTGAGTCAGAGCAAGACAGCGATGTAAGTGAAGGGAACAG AATCATAAATTGTGAAGATTCTAGCAAGGAGTCGGAAGATATTTCTACGCG AATCAAGAGAATGTCCATCGAGATCGGACCTAGTAGCTTCGCctcaaggaagaagaaaccgAAGAAGGATATGCCTTGTTAA
- the LOC116212916 gene encoding surfeit locus protein 2-like isoform X2: MAAAATDVAAEEGEKEGAGLVAPPTFAELPNGRVKCVETGYEMVTGDVQCYSRSKRCRLGLIDFALAHNKPPLNMFKQDPLCRSMLICKLTGDRVNKSEKHIWKHINGRRFLHKLEQKEEVDVTSKRKMGVVNMKKKKEEQKTKKTADEIKSELRDPSERNSNFAGDSGDFELISGAESEQDSDVSEGNRF; the protein is encoded by the exons ATGGCGGCGGCGGCAACGGATGTGGCGGCAGAAGAGGGAGAGAAGGAAGGGGCTGGCCTCGTTGCCCCGCCGACCTTTGCGGAGCTCCCAAACGGTCGGGTCAAATGCGTCGAAACCGGCTACGAGATGGTCACCGGAGATGTGCAGTGCTACTCCCGCAGCAAACGCTGCCGTTTGGGCCTCATCGACTTCGCTCTTGCCCACAACAAGCCACCTCTCAACATGTTCAAGCAAGACCCCCTTTGCCG TTCGATGTTGATCTGCAAGTTAACGGGGGATAGAGTGAATAAGTCGGAGAAACATATATGGAAGCACATCAATGGCAGAAGGTTCCTCCACAAATTAG AACAGAAAGAAGAAGTGGATGTTACATCGAAGCGGAAAATGGGGGTTGTGaatatgaagaagaagaaggaggagcAGAAAACGAAGAAAACAGCCGATGAGATTAAATCTGAATTGAGGGATCCTTCTGAGAGAAACAGCAATTTTGCTGGAGATTCTGGAGATTTTGAGCTGATCTCTGGTGCTGAGTCAGAGCAAGACAGCGATGTAAGTGAAGGGAACAG ATTCTAG
- the LOC116212752 gene encoding SAGA-associated factor 29 homolog A-like produces the protein MSSQDIAGILENSKELDRLRKELEDVIVEINKIHKKLQTNPEVVEKPGDTSLTRLKILYSQGKELSESEVNASNALVTQLDALMPSGPTGQPRRRIDGSEQKRKKMKNDSDISRLPPSMKSQLEAFASLKGQQVAARVTGEDAEKDEWFIVKVTHFDRETKEFDVIDEEPGDDEEGSCQRTYKLSMSCIIPFPKQNDPSTAHEFPRGTHVLAVYPGTTALYKATVVNSPRKRKSDDYVLEFDDDEEDGALPKRTVPFYNVVPLPDGHRQ, from the exons ATGTCGTCGCAGGACATTGCCGGAATCCTGGAGAACTCCAAGGAGCTGGATCGGCTGCGGAAGGAGCTGGAGGACGTCATTGTCGAGATCAACAAAATCCACAAGAAGCTCCAAACCA ATCCTGAGGTGGTTGAGAAGCCTGGTGACACTTCCTTAACAAGATTGAAGATTTTGTATTCTCAAGGCAAGGAACTTTCAGAAAGTGAAGTGAA TGCTTCCAATGCTTTGGTAACGCAATTAGATGCTCTGATGCCGTCTGGGCCCACAGGCCAACCACGGAGAAGGATAG ATGGAAGTGAGCAGAAAcggaagaaaatgaagaatgaTTCAGACATCTCACGGCTTCCACCTTCCATGAAAAGCCAACTTGAGGCTTTTGCTAGTTTGAAAGGTCAACAG GTAGCGGCAAGGGTTACAGGAGAAGATGCTGAGAAGGATGAGTGGTTCATTGTGAAGGTGACACATTTTGATAGGGAAACCAAAGA ATTTGACGTAATAGATGAGGAGCCtggtgatgatgaagaaggCAGTTGCCAAAG AACGTACAAGCTGTCCATGTCATGTATTATCCCATTTCCCAAGCAAAATGACCCTTCAACTGCTCATGAGTTCCCTCGAGGGACCCATGTGCTGGCTGTTTATCCTGGGACAACTGCCCTCTATAAGGCAACGGTTGTCAACTCCCCTCGAAAG AGGAAGTCCGATGA TTATGTACTCGAATTTGATGATGACGAAGAAGACGGGGCCTTACCCAAGAGGACGGTGCCCTTTTACAACGTGGTCCCATTGCCTGACGGGCACCGCCAGTGA